One window of Rhinoraja longicauda isolate Sanriku21f chromosome 9, sRhiLon1.1, whole genome shotgun sequence genomic DNA carries:
- the kcng3 gene encoding voltage-gated potassium channel regulatory subunit KCNG3 isoform X1: MKFGSSSLILNVGGTRYSFPKDAIKDFPLRRVSRLHSCASEKEVLEVCDDYDHERNEYFFDRHSEAFGFIMFYVKYGKLRFVPHMCELSFYNELIYWGLDRSHLEYCCQRRLDDRMSDTYTFYSEEEEELKKQKKKELKNSPQIDRKWLDRMRRTFEEPTSSVAAQILATVSVLFVIVSMVVLCASTLPNWKTDENNSVEEHRYTENLMGPSGIIEAICMGWFTAECIVRFLVSKNKCDFMRKPLNIIDLMAITPYYISVLMSFFTGENSQLQRAGVTLRVLRMMRIFWLIKLARHFIGLQTLGLTLKRCYREMVMLLVFICVAMAIFGALAQLLECGLDLENKNEAYASIPASCWWVIISMTTVGYGDMYPFTVPGRILGGMCVVSGIVLLALPITFIYHSFVHCYQELKFRSARCGRSFSLEYLN; encoded by the exons ATGAAATTTGGAAGCAGCAGTTTGATCCTGAATGTCGGGGGGACCCGGTATTCGTTCCCAAAGGATGCGATTAAGGATTTTCCCCTCAGAAGGGTGAGCAGACTTCACAGCTGCGCCTCGGAGAAAGAGGTGCTCGAGGTGTGCGATGACTACGACCACGAAAGGAACGAGTATTTTTTTGACAGGCACTCCGAGGCTTTCGGGTTCATCATGTTCTATGTCAAGTACGGGAAGCTCCGCTTTGTCCCTCACATGTGCGAGTTGTCCTTTTACAACGAGTTGATTTACTGGGGTCTGGACCGGTCGCACCTCGAGTACTGCTGCCAAAGGCGACTGGACGACAGGATGTCCGACACATACACCTTCTACTCCGAGGAAGAGGAAGAGTTGAAGAAGCAGAAGAAGAAGGAGTTAAAAAACAGCCCCCAGATTGATAGGAAGTGGCTGGACAGGATGAGGCGGACCTTTGAGGAGCCCACATCGTCTGTAGCGGCCCAGATTCTGGCCACCGTGTCGGTACTATTTGTTATTGTTTCCATGGTGGTGTTGTGCGCCAGTACTCTACCAAATTGGAAAACAGACGAAAACAACAGTGTGGAAGAGCACAGGTACACAGAAAATTTAATGGGACCATCAGG GATAATCGAAGCGATCTGCATGGGTTGGTTCACCGCCGAGTGCATTGTGAGGTTCCTCGTCTCTAAAAACAAGTGCGATTTCATGAGAAAGCCCTTGAACATCATCGATCTGATGGCTATCACCCCGTACTACATCTCCGTGCTCATGTCCTTCTTCACCGGGGAAAACTCTCAGTTACAGCGGGCTGGAGTGACGCTCAGGGTCTTGAGGATGATGAGGATATTCTGGTTGATCAAACTTGCTCGGCACTTTATCGGTTTGCAGACATTGGGCCTGACCCTGAAGCGCTGTTACCGGGAGATGGTCATGCTCCTTGTCTTTATCTGCGTCGCCATGGCCATATTTGGCGCCCTTGCCCAGTTGTTGGAGTGCGGGCTTGACCTGGAGAATAAAAACGAAGCGTACGCCAGCATCCCCGCTTCGTGCTGGTGGGTGATCATCTCCATGACTACTGTGGGATACGGGGACATGTACCCGTTCACCGTTCCCGGCAGGATCCTAGGAGGGATGTGTGTTGTCAGCGGCATTGTCCTCTTGGCACTGCCAATCACTTTCATCTACCACAGCTTTGTGCATTGTTATCAGGAGCTCAAATTCAGATCGGCTCGCTGCGGTAGGAGCTTCTCCTTAGAATATCTAAACTGA
- the kcng3 gene encoding voltage-gated potassium channel regulatory subunit KCNG3 isoform X2, producing the protein MKFGSSSLILNVGGTRYSFPKDAIKDFPLRRVSRLHSCASEKEVLEVCDDYDHERNEYFFDRHSEAFGFIMFYVKYGKLRFVPHMCELSFYNELIYWGLDRSHLEYCCQRRLDDRMSDTYTFYSEEEEELKKQKKKELKNSPQIDRKWLDRMRRTFEEPTSSVAAQILATVSVLFVIVSMVVLCASTLPNWKTDENNSVEEHRIIEAICMGWFTAECIVRFLVSKNKCDFMRKPLNIIDLMAITPYYISVLMSFFTGENSQLQRAGVTLRVLRMMRIFWLIKLARHFIGLQTLGLTLKRCYREMVMLLVFICVAMAIFGALAQLLECGLDLENKNEAYASIPASCWWVIISMTTVGYGDMYPFTVPGRILGGMCVVSGIVLLALPITFIYHSFVHCYQELKFRSARCGRSFSLEYLN; encoded by the exons ATGAAATTTGGAAGCAGCAGTTTGATCCTGAATGTCGGGGGGACCCGGTATTCGTTCCCAAAGGATGCGATTAAGGATTTTCCCCTCAGAAGGGTGAGCAGACTTCACAGCTGCGCCTCGGAGAAAGAGGTGCTCGAGGTGTGCGATGACTACGACCACGAAAGGAACGAGTATTTTTTTGACAGGCACTCCGAGGCTTTCGGGTTCATCATGTTCTATGTCAAGTACGGGAAGCTCCGCTTTGTCCCTCACATGTGCGAGTTGTCCTTTTACAACGAGTTGATTTACTGGGGTCTGGACCGGTCGCACCTCGAGTACTGCTGCCAAAGGCGACTGGACGACAGGATGTCCGACACATACACCTTCTACTCCGAGGAAGAGGAAGAGTTGAAGAAGCAGAAGAAGAAGGAGTTAAAAAACAGCCCCCAGATTGATAGGAAGTGGCTGGACAGGATGAGGCGGACCTTTGAGGAGCCCACATCGTCTGTAGCGGCCCAGATTCTGGCCACCGTGTCGGTACTATTTGTTATTGTTTCCATGGTGGTGTTGTGCGCCAGTACTCTACCAAATTGGAAAACAGACGAAAACAACAGTGTGGAAGAGCACAG GATAATCGAAGCGATCTGCATGGGTTGGTTCACCGCCGAGTGCATTGTGAGGTTCCTCGTCTCTAAAAACAAGTGCGATTTCATGAGAAAGCCCTTGAACATCATCGATCTGATGGCTATCACCCCGTACTACATCTCCGTGCTCATGTCCTTCTTCACCGGGGAAAACTCTCAGTTACAGCGGGCTGGAGTGACGCTCAGGGTCTTGAGGATGATGAGGATATTCTGGTTGATCAAACTTGCTCGGCACTTTATCGGTTTGCAGACATTGGGCCTGACCCTGAAGCGCTGTTACCGGGAGATGGTCATGCTCCTTGTCTTTATCTGCGTCGCCATGGCCATATTTGGCGCCCTTGCCCAGTTGTTGGAGTGCGGGCTTGACCTGGAGAATAAAAACGAAGCGTACGCCAGCATCCCCGCTTCGTGCTGGTGGGTGATCATCTCCATGACTACTGTGGGATACGGGGACATGTACCCGTTCACCGTTCCCGGCAGGATCCTAGGAGGGATGTGTGTTGTCAGCGGCATTGTCCTCTTGGCACTGCCAATCACTTTCATCTACCACAGCTTTGTGCATTGTTATCAGGAGCTCAAATTCAGATCGGCTCGCTGCGGTAGGAGCTTCTCCTTAGAATATCTAAACTGA